DNA from Arthrobacter sp. PvP023:
CAAGGTAAAAGCGGCGGAACAGCCCGTGGCGCGCGGCCACGCCCGCCAGGAAACCGATGAGCGCCGCGCCGGCGGCAAAGGGCAGCACAGTGGGATTGATCAAGGACCAGACCACGCTGCTGAGGGCGCCTGTTGCCGCCCCCGCCGCCGGACCCGCCAGGACGGCGATGAGGACGGTGCCGATGGCGTCGAAGTAGAACGGCAGTCCAGTGGATCCCATGATCTGGCCGAGGGCGATGTTGAGGACGAGTGCTACGGGAATCAACACCAGCGTGGACGTGGGAAGGGTGGGCAGCACTCCGACGATCAGGAGGATGGCTCCCAGCAGGAAACCGCCCAGGGCCACCAGGGCGGAGCCGCTCGCCAGCCCGTTGGTGATGTCCGCGGGCTGCGTCAGGACCAGGAAGATGAAGGTGGCTGCGATGGATACCGCGCCGAGCGCTTCGAGCAGGCGGCGGCCGCGGACCGCCGCCTGTCCAGGGGCGGGAAGGGTCTGGGATTGCTGTGACATGGCTGTTCCTTAGGCTGTGGGTTGCGTTCCGCGGGTACACCCGTACCGGGATCGGCAAACGTGCGCCTATGTCACCTCGACGCAGCTACCATCTTAGGCCAGCCGCCTGGCCAGTGCGCCCACTGAACTGATGAGCTCATCAAAGCACTGCTTCGGATTGTTGGACGTCACAATCCGGGCGTTCGGCGGCAGCCCCCACAGTCCGCGGTAATCGGCC
Protein-coding regions in this window:
- a CDS encoding ECF transporter S component → MSQQSQTLPAPGQAAVRGRRLLEALGAVSIAATFIFLVLTQPADITNGLASGSALVALGGFLLGAILLIVGVLPTLPTSTLVLIPVALVLNIALGQIMGSTGLPFYFDAIGTVLIAVLAGPAAGAATGALSSVVWSLINPTVLPFAAGAALIGFLAGVAARHGLFRRFYLAPLAGFVTGILAGVVSAPIAAFVFGGTSGVGTGAIVSAFRAMGDTLLAAITKQALISDPMDKAIVFAVVAVLVYALPRRTALQFAFVRRFNVLAGKKQGTPDA